The following nucleotide sequence is from Mesobacillus jeotgali.
TTAGCAGCTTCAAAAGGGCACTTATCGCTATTTCACACAAAATAAATAGACTGAAGACATGCTCATTTTTAGTGAGTTTGTCCACAGTCTGAGTTATTGCTGTATCTTGGCGCGCCTTTTGTTTACATATTCGGTGCGTAGTTTGTATTTTTCTCGACGTCGGTTTCCTCTGCCAATTCTTCCATTTCCATATGGGTTTGCGGGAAACCGTTGGCCTGCCATTCGGCGCGCATGGCTGAATCTAGCATGGTAAGTCCTCTTTCAGCTGGATCTAAACCAGCATCGACACTCTCCATCTGGTCGATTTTCTCGCTGTTCCTCATGTCTGTATCCTCAAGAAAGCGAATCGCATCGCGCTGGCTCTTTCGGTAAGCGGCTGTCAGCAGAACGGCGCCGCCAGCTGAAAGCAAAGAAGCCAGTACAAAATTCTTGGTCGATTTCTTCATCGTCATTTCCCTCCAATCGAATGTAACTCCTCTTGAAATCTATATTCCCGTTTTGTGTGACTTTAACGAGTCCAGTTATTTACATTTTTGTTTCAGGAGGAAATGCCTTGTGACGAAGTACATCGGTAGCTATTTATCTTCCATCATCTTGCGATCGAGGTGTTCAAGTATCATTTTCCAGGCTGAATCATGCCGGCTTTTGGATTTTTCATGTAGAAATCCTTTGTGTGTCAGGCTCAGATAAGTACCATTGCCCCTTGGTTCAAGCTCGATTGTCACCACAGTTTCGGCGCCCTCCGTTCCTCCTGCACCGGTTACCCAGGTGAATTCGATCAGGCGGTCAGGAATTAACCGCAGAAATCTTCCGTAATGCGGATGGCGCTGCTCAACTAGGTCTTCTTCCGTTTTAAAAACGGTCTCGAAGAAAAACACAGAGTTGATTTCAGCTTTCATGATCAGCGTTCCGGGAGCGGCAAACCATTCATCGAACTTCTCTGTCCAGGCTGCAAAAAGGACCTCAGCCGATGACTCCATTAAACGCTCCACTTTAAAACCATGTGGTCTTGCTGAAAGGTCGGGAACAGTAATAGGTTCCATATTAATCTCTCCTTATGTAGTGGGATACCTTTCTTTTAAAAAAGTGACAGACTGATTGATGAGTGCTTTCAAAACTTCCACATCAATATCCGCTACTTTGTTTATGTACACACAAGCTTTCCCGGAGGTATGTTTGCCGAAGTCTTTTAGCAAAGCCTCTCTTTCTGTGTCACCAGTGGCAAAATACAGGCTGATCTTCGCTTTCCGTGGCGAGAAACCTACAAGTGGCGCGTCTCCTTCGTGGCCGGAGTCATACTTGTAGTGATAGGATCCAAACCCGATGATGCTAGGTCCCCACATTTTCGCCGGATAACCTGCTGTTTCTGTGAAAATATCCAATAACCTGTAAGCATCCTCACGCTTCTTGGGACTGTCGACGGTTTCGATGAACTCAATGACACTACTGTCATTTTCTTTTGTTTTCAGTTCGTACATATTGGATTTCTCCTCTCAGGGATTTTGCGGTTTTAACAGAAGCTTTTCCTGTATTAGTACTTTCTAGAACAGCCTTACAAAATCCTCTGCCACAATTCGTTCAAAGCTTTTCAACAGAATTGTGACTTATGTCACAACGCAGTATTCTTTTGATGGAAATTTGATATGTTAATAGTGTAATAATAATAAATAACTTATTGGAGTGAAGAACATGTTTGCAAAGTGGTTAAGAGAAAACAATGTTGCTGCTGGTCTATTGGCTGTTATTAGAATATGGCTTGGGTACAACTGGATGACTGCTGGATGGGGCAAGTTGACTGGTGAAGGCTTCGACGCTTCTGGCTATTTGAAAAATGCGGTGGCGAACCCAGTTAAAGGTCCAGACGGAAACGCGGTTTACGGCTGGTACGTGAACTTCCTTGAAAGCTTCGCGATCCCGAACGTGGATATATTTAACTTCATTGTTCCGCTTGGAGAATTCCTGGTAGGTCTTGGTTTGATCCTTGGAACACTGACAACTGCTGCAATGTTCTTTGGTCTAGTTATGAACTTCAGCTTCTTCCTGGCAGGAACTGTATCTCACAACCCAACAGACATCTTCTTCGGCTTCATCATCCTGTTCGCAGGCTACAACGCAGGTAAATACGGTCTAGACCGCTGGGTAGTACCATTCATCCGCAAAACTGTTTTCAAGCGCGGAGAAGAAGTCACACGCAACGCAGCTTAACTTGAATTAAATCCCCCTTTAATATAGTTGGCTGCCGGCTAATCCCGGCAGCTATTTTTATTTTCCGGAAAATAAATCCTCCAGTTGATCCCAGTGGTCAGCTATCCAGGCATTTTCTTCACGGAATCGTTTGAGGGGAGTGGAGTCTCCCGGTTTTTCAACCCGAAGCCAGTCTGCTTCTCTCCACCAGGTCAGTTTAATTGAACGTACCAATTTTTCAGGCGGCAAGGGTTTGAACTGACGATAGCCGCTGACAAATGCGGAAACACACTCATGCCGTATTTTATTTTTATGAAGGCAGCAGGACAGAATAGGCCTGGAAATATCGAAATCGGTATAAACGACACTCATCCGGTCAAAATCAAGAATGGATGCTACCTCATTTTCGTTGAATAAGATATTATCCGCGAATAAGTCCCAATGGGCCCACCCTATTTCACATTCAGAAAATAAATCCGTGTCATTCTCCTCGAGAATCCTTCTTTGCGTTTCCAATCTCTTAATCGTTTTGCCGCACTCCAACTCAATGGCTTTCTTCCATCGATCAGTCCAGTTTTCCAACATTTCTGGTTTGGATTGAATATCCCAATGCAGCGGTTCCAAAGCGATATGTTCCTCGAGCAGTACATGCATGTTCCCGGTGGTTTTCCCGAGACTGTACATTTGTGAAGGATTTGCGCTGCCAGGGGGAAGGGTGAGTCCTTTATTGAACCCTGTCAGAACGAATCGTTCACCGCCCTCAGTATTCAAGATGAATTTTTCGTTGCGTGAAAATAACTCAGGACAGGGGAGGCCTTCATCAAACAATTTTTGTTGAATTTGAAGCGCTTTTTCCAGTCCTGGAATCCTGTGGTCAGGATATCTTTGCTTATTATATTGCTTCACAAAAAAATCACCGGCATCCGTTTTTATCTGCCACTTCAAGTTCTTGAAACCTAAATGAATTTGATTATAGCCCTGAATCTCCAATCCAAATAAATGGCTGATGGTTTCGAAGATTTCCTCCTGTATTTCAGTATGAACGATCATTTTAATCTCCCTTAGTATCGATTTAAGCTTAATTCGAGAGCAGAGGGAGGAAATCCTGTTTAGGCCAAAATAAAAAGCATAGGAATGAGATCGAGACCAGTGAAAAAGTCTAATTAAAGGTCCCTTTTCTCACTTATTCTGTTTTTATCCATGAAAAAACCCCCTGAATGGTATAATGGGTACGACCAAATACCGACCATTAGGGGGTTTTTCTTGTGCTTCGACTAGAGCCAAAGCAATCAAGTTTTCACTCCGTATTATACGATAAAATACCAGAAAATCATATTCTTAAGAAGATTACTACTGTTGTAGATTTCAGTTTTATTAATGAACTACTGATCGATAGCTATTCCAAACGGTTTGGACGTCCTGCAAAAGAACCTGAGTTGATGTGTAAACTTCTATTTCTACAACATCTATATAATTATTCCGATGAACAAATCAAGGCGGAGGCAGAATTAAATCTTGCTTATCTGTATTTTCTTGGCCTCAATCCGGAAGATACCCTCCCTGATAAAAGTCTTCTTTCCAAATTCAGGACCCACCGTCTAGGAGAATCCACATTAGACGAAATCATTACTGAGATTGCACGACAATGTGTGGAACAAGGGATCCTTGAAGGGAAGAGTGTGAGCATTGATGCCACCCATATTGAAGCAAATACAATAAAGAAGACACCTGAAAGATTAATGAAGCATATCGCCAAGAAAATCGTTGGTGCCTATGAAATTGAATCGGGTCACTCCTTGGAAAATATACCGGAGGTACCAGATTACCAGGACATTCCGGATCACCATGAAGCCAAGAAGGTCATGAAACAATACTTGGAAACCGTCATTGATGAAGCAGAAAAAAACATTTCAGGCCATGAACAGGAAACCCAGCAGATGATCCAGAAAGCGAAAGACATCCTCAGTGACCCGAAATTCATGAATCAAAAAGGCATTCGATCACTTATAGATGAAGATGCGAGGGTTGGACGAAAAAGTAAAACCCAGGATTTTTATGGCTATAAAACAGAGTTCGTTATGACAACGGATGAGCGAATTATCACTTCAGTCCGAACATCAGATGGCGCTTATATGGATGGCGGTTACGCAAAAGAAATGTTAAAAGATACCCTTAAATCAGGTATGAACATCGATGAAGTTTATGGAGATAAGGCCTATTTCAGAAAATACATTCTCGATGACATACAGGAACTTAATGCCCGACCATACATACCAGTTAGCTCCCTAGTATACAGGCTGGATGAAAGTGAATTTACCTATAATAAAGATTCGGATGAATGGCAGTGCAGCCAGGGGAATACAACACTAAATAAAAAACGCTATAAATCAAAGAGAAAAGATGGTGTCAGAGAGGGCTATAAGTATTACTTCGAGATCAACCAATGTAAGGCCTGTCCCTTGCATGATGAGTGTGCAAAGACCAGCGCGAGAAGAATCTTGGTCGTTGGATTGAACACCTCTGAATTTTATGAAATATCCCAGTATCAAAAAACTGAGGAATTTAAGAAAAAGTATAAAAAGCGAGCAACCATCGAAGGGAAAAATGCGGAGCTTAAAAGGTTTCATGGCCTATCCCGAGCCAGGGGGTATGGTCTTTTAAGTGTGTCTGTACAATCAAAATTAGCCGCAATAGCAGTAAATTTAAAGAGGATAGCGGCGATCGCTTCCTCTTTTTTACTGCTTATTTCGGTGAAATCTATGTAAATTGGAGTTCATTTCAAATGAGCTAACAAAAGGGAAAGAAAAAAGAGTGGTTTTTCACTGGTCTCGAATGAGATCCTATGCTTAAGTGTTGATACTCTTATGATTAATACCTATGGTTATGTTTTTTAGGAGCGCAATGTACCCTTATGCAGAGGTAAAGCGGCATATAAGGGCACATTTAGGTTGAAAATGTACCCTTATGCAGAGGTAAAGCGGCATATAAGGGCACATTTAGGTTGAAAATGTACCCTTATGCAGAGGTAAAACGGCCTATAAGGGCACATTTAGGTTGAAAATGCCTTCAATGCTATCTTCCAAAGAAACCGTCCATTGCATTACGGAAGTCTTCGAACATGCCGTCTCTGTTTCTGTCGGTGCGGATGTCATCGGCGAATGTTCCCATTCTGTTGTAGGCATCACGGTCAACTGAAACGTAGACTTTATCGATTCTGTTATTTGCCTGGCGCACTCTTTGTTCAATCTGCATCTCCAGCTGGCCATTTTTGCCGTTCATGGTGTTACCAGCTGCGTTTCCATTCATGTCTGTATTGCCAATTCCATTCATGTTTCCATTGCCGTTATTATTATCATTGCCAAGTACATTGTTGCGATTTGTGTTGCCAGCGTTTTGGCGGTCGCCATTTCCTGCGTCACCTTTGCCGTCAATGATTCCGTCATTTCCTGCACGGTTGTCACTCTGATCCACTCGTCCATTCTCGGTAAAAGTCCTGCCGTTTCCATCCAGGGCACCATTGATTTCTGCATTTCCTTCGTTCTCCGAGTCCGCAAGTCGAACAGCGACATATGCATTGTTTTCCGAGATGATGACTCGTGCGTCGTCTACTTCCGGCATTTGCTCAATCTGGCGCTCGGCACGATCAGCCAGCTGGAGTCTGTTGCCTTCAGTTGCCGGTCCGCGTCTAACCTGGGAGATTTCTACCTGCTGGTCACGGTTATTGTCAGCAGCATTGTTATTCGCTCCGCACCCGGCTAAACCCATTGTAAAAACAGCACAGCCTGCAATGATGATTGATTTTTTCATCCTGATCACTCCTAGTTGGTATTGTCGTCCTTATGATGGCTAGAATCTGGAGCGATATGCAGGGGTGAAGGCATTTTTTTAAAAAAAGATTCAAACAGGGATTAAGGAATAGATTCTGCCGGAATGAAGGCTATAAAAAAAAGTTTAAATAGCGTTGTCACCTTTCGTTCAAAACATTTCAACAGAATTGTGAATACATTCACAAAAATCCCTATTCTCGAGATATATTTGATATCTTATAAGTGTACTAATACTAATAAACTTATTGGAGTGAGGAACATGTTTGCGAAATGGTTAAGAGAAAACAATGTTGCTGCTGGTATATTGACTGTCATTAGGGTTTGGCTAGGTTACAACTGGATGACTGCAGGTTGGGGCAAATTGACTGGTGAAGGCTTCGACGCTTCTGGATATTTGAAAAATGCGGTGGCGAACCCGGTAAAAGGTCCAGACGGAAACGCAGTATACGGATGGTATGTGAATTTCCTTGAGAGCTTTGCGATTCCGAATGTGGACATTTTCAACTTTATCGTGCCACTAGGTGAATTCCTTGTAGGTCTTGGCTTGATCCTTGGAACACTGACAACTGCTGCGATGTTCTTCGGCCTTGTGATGAACTTCAGCTTCTTCCTTGCTGGAACAGTATCTCATAACCCAACTGACATCTTCTTTGGCTTCATCATCCTGTTCGCAGGCTATAACGCAGGTAAATACGGCTTAGACCGCTGGGTAGTTCCATTCATCCGCAAAACTGTTTTCAAGCGCGGAGAAGAAGCCACACACAACGCTGCTTAACTTGATTTTTAATTCCCCCTTTAAATAATTTGGCTGCCAGTTTGACTGGCAGCCTTTTTTTCGTCCTGCTGATTCTTTGGTTTGCTATAATTTTTCTTAGAAGAAAGAGGTGTAAACCTATGTTTAAGCGAATGAAATATACGACCAAACAGAAGAAGGACAGGTCATTGATCTACTTCATCATAGCGGGATTTATGCTTGTGGGGATCATCGTGGCTGGAAGCATGGAAGGGGTGGACCGCAGTTTTGTGATTCCGCTCGTTTTGATGGTTACATCCTTTTCTGTGGGAATTTTATGCAAAAGGGATGTCGTCCGTGAAGAAAATAGGGAAACCGTGGATTAAATTAAAAGAGAGTATTGATGAAGTGGATTATGAAATAATCGCCCATCTTCAGGAGCGCTGCGTGGAACATGACCAAACGGCACTGAAACTGGAGCTTGATTACAAGCTTGGCGTCAGCAATGACAGCAGCAAGGGCGTCGAGGATATAAATGAGTTCCTCTACTTTGATGGGGAAGAGCTGATAGGCTATATGGGGATCTCAAGCTTCGGCGGCCCATGGGAAGTGAACGGGATGGTGGATCCGGATTACCGTCGCAAGGGTGTTTTCACCAAATTGTTTGAGCTGGTCATAGCAGAATGGAAGCGCCGGTGCACGGGCAGCATGCTGCTGCTGAGTGACCGCAACTCGGAATCGGGACAGAATTTCATTGCTAGTGTTGGTGCGCAATACAAGCATTCTGAGTATGAGATGTTTTTGAAAAAAGATATCCCAGATGCCACTCCGGACCAGTTGGCGGGCATTGCGTTCAGAAAAGCGACGAACGCGGACGCGCACGAGATTGCACGGCAGAACGCGATTTATTTTAAGGATGAAGACGAAATCAGTTCAGAAGACATGATTTTGGCTGAAAAAGAGGAAATCAGTTCAGAAGACATGATTTTGCCGAAGGAAGAGGAAATCAGTTCAGAAGAGATGATTTTGCCAGAGGAAGAGGAAAGGCGCGGGATGACCTCTTATCTTGTTGAAAAAGAAGGGCAAATCATCGGGAAGGTAAATCTGCAGCTGACATCGAAGCTTGGTGCCATTTTTGGTTTGGGTGTGTTGCCGGAACATCGTCGGAAGGGTTACGGCAGGGCGCTCCTTTTGCTGGCCATTGAAAAGCTGCGGGAAGCAAATGCCCAGGAAATCATGCTGCAGGTTGCGGCCGAGAACTCCAATGCGCTAAACCTTTATAAGTCATGCGGCTTTGAAGAGACATCTACGATGGATTATTTTGAGCTGAGATAAACGATATCCACCTCGTACAGAATGAGGTGGATATTTTTGGGATTATTTTGAAACTTACAGGTAGGAGATTCGTATAATAGTATTATCATCCTTTTTGAAAGGGAGGGTTAGCAATGAATTGGAAGAAAGATTTTAAAGTTTCCGCTCTTATTATTTTATTAGTCATCACAGCGATTGCTCTTATGGATAATGCAAGAACAGCAGATTCTGCAGCGAAGCTTGCGGAGGAGAAAAATCGTCTTGAAAAGAAAGTGACTAGTTTAGAAAAAGAAATCGAAAGACGGTCAAGGTTGACGGATGATTTGAAAAATGAAAATGATACATTGGCCGAAAATCTTTCAAACCTCGAAGAAGAAGTAGCTGCATCACAATCCTCTGTTCGATATGAGGACTTCATGGAGGCAATCGATGTCGTTGAGACCTATAAAGCTGTGGTAGATTTTGAAGAAGTATTTGAATTAATCGGAGTTGATAATTTTACAAGTTTTGGCTACCTTGATCAAGATTACAATTGCCCATGCAATATTAACTTCAAATATAGTAATCTTGATTGGAAGCCTGGAGTGGTCATGAATCTTAGTGAATTTAGTATTGAAAAAGGGAAAATTCTTCTTACATATCTTACAGTCGAGAATCTGGAAAGTAACTATCAATTTGTCTTGACCAAGGGTGGAGGCTTTTACGAAATCAATGAAAAGTGGAGGATAGAAGAAATTAGGCTTTTGGAAAAGGAGGGCTCCCCATTATAAAATTCGATAAACGGTTTCTTTCGTTAGTGGTGTATTTTTTATTGGTAACCTTGCTCTTGCTTTTTACGGTGCAAACGAATTTTAATCTGTCAGGTGTTCATTATCAGTTCAATCAGGAAAATATGACGATGACAATTGAAAAAGGGATATGGAATAAGTAGGTGGATGAAAGGCAGGTTTCCGCCCAAGAAGCGCTCGGAATCTTGCTGCCGATTAATGAGGCGAATCAGCTCTGGAAGATTAATATCTATACAATCTCGCTGTTTGCTGCTGCTTTTATCGCTTTAGTTTTTTCTCCCTTCAGACCTAAGCGGAATTTTAAATGGTATGTATTTTTATATTTTATCCTCCTTATGGCCTTCATAGTATGGGACATCAACATGCACAGGGACATTGCCGAGGAGATTGCGAAAGCTATGAACGGTTTAAAGTAAGTTCGGGCCGGATCGTTCTGCGCTCATTCTGTGAAAAATAATTTCAGAAAAGTGTATTGACAGTAAAGTCGGTTTCATGATAAATTTATCTCGAATTAAAAATAATTGATTTTGAGATTTATTTTTTTAGGATAATATCTCGAATTCGAGATAATTAAAAAAACAGGGGGATTTATAAAATGGCTAAATTTGCAGTAGATCAGGCGCACTCAGCAGTAGGATTTGAAGTGAAACACATGATGGTATCTAAGGTGAAGGGACAATTCGGATCATATACAGCTGAAGTTGAAGCAGCAGACCTGACAGACTTAACAACAGCTTCAATCGCGTTCAAAATTGATGTAGCAAGCATCGACACACGTAACGAAGACCGCGAAAACCACTTGAAGTCAGCAGACTTCTTTGATGTGGAAAACTACCCAACAATCGATTTCAAATCCACAAGCATCACTCGCGATGGCGATGATTACAAAGTAACTGGCGACCTGACAATCAAGGACGTAACAAAGCCAGTCACATTCGACGTGGAATACGGCGGCAAAGGCACAAACCCATGGGGCGTTGAAGTTTACGGTTTCGAAGCAGAAGCAAAAGTAAACCGCGAA
It contains:
- a CDS encoding SRPBCC family protein, coding for MEPITVPDLSARPHGFKVERLMESSAEVLFAAWTEKFDEWFAAPGTLIMKAEINSVFFFETVFKTEEDLVEQRHPHYGRFLRLIPDRLIEFTWVTGAGGTEGAETVVTIELEPRGNGTYLSLTHKGFLHEKSKSRHDSAWKMILEHLDRKMMEDK
- a CDS encoding DoxX family protein, producing the protein MFAKWLRENNVAAGILTVIRVWLGYNWMTAGWGKLTGEGFDASGYLKNAVANPVKGPDGNAVYGWYVNFLESFAIPNVDIFNFIVPLGEFLVGLGLILGTLTTAAMFFGLVMNFSFFLAGTVSHNPTDIFFGFIILFAGYNAGKYGLDRWVVPFIRKTVFKRGEEATHNAA
- a CDS encoding GNAT family N-acetyltransferase, which translates into the protein MSSVKKIGKPWIKLKESIDEVDYEIIAHLQERCVEHDQTALKLELDYKLGVSNDSSKGVEDINEFLYFDGEELIGYMGISSFGGPWEVNGMVDPDYRRKGVFTKLFELVIAEWKRRCTGSMLLLSDRNSESGQNFIASVGAQYKHSEYEMFLKKDIPDATPDQLAGIAFRKATNADAHEIARQNAIYFKDEDEISSEDMILAEKEEISSEDMILPKEEEISSEEMILPEEEERRGMTSYLVEKEGQIIGKVNLQLTSKLGAIFGLGVLPEHRRKGYGRALLLLAIEKLREANAQEIMLQVAAENSNALNLYKSCGFEETSTMDYFELR
- a CDS encoding DUF1801 domain-containing protein encodes the protein MYELKTKENDSSVIEFIETVDSPKKREDAYRLLDIFTETAGYPAKMWGPSIIGFGSYHYKYDSGHEGDAPLVGFSPRKAKISLYFATGDTEREALLKDFGKHTSGKACVYINKVADIDVEVLKALINQSVTFLKERYPTT
- a CDS encoding YhcN/YlaJ family sporulation lipoprotein; translated protein: MKKSIIIAGCAVFTMGLAGCGANNNAADNNRDQQVEISQVRRGPATEGNRLQLADRAERQIEQMPEVDDARVIISENNAYVAVRLADSENEGNAEINGALDGNGRTFTENGRVDQSDNRAGNDGIIDGKGDAGNGDRQNAGNTNRNNVLGNDNNNGNGNMNGIGNTDMNGNAAGNTMNGKNGQLEMQIEQRVRQANNRIDKVYVSVDRDAYNRMGTFADDIRTDRNRDGMFEDFRNAMDGFFGR
- a CDS encoding DoxX family protein codes for the protein MFAKWLRENNVAAGLLAVIRIWLGYNWMTAGWGKLTGEGFDASGYLKNAVANPVKGPDGNAVYGWYVNFLESFAIPNVDIFNFIVPLGEFLVGLGLILGTLTTAAMFFGLVMNFSFFLAGTVSHNPTDIFFGFIILFAGYNAGKYGLDRWVVPFIRKTVFKRGEEVTRNAA
- a CDS encoding phosphotransferase; this encodes MIVHTEIQEEIFETISHLFGLEIQGYNQIHLGFKNLKWQIKTDAGDFFVKQYNKQRYPDHRIPGLEKALQIQQKLFDEGLPCPELFSRNEKFILNTEGGERFVLTGFNKGLTLPPGSANPSQMYSLGKTTGNMHVLLEEHIALEPLHWDIQSKPEMLENWTDRWKKAIELECGKTIKRLETQRRILEENDTDLFSECEIGWAHWDLFADNILFNENEVASILDFDRMSVVYTDFDISRPILSCCLHKNKIRHECVSAFVSGYRQFKPLPPEKLVRSIKLTWWREADWLRVEKPGDSTPLKRFREENAWIADHWDQLEDLFSGK
- a CDS encoding YceI family protein; protein product: MAKFAVDQAHSAVGFEVKHMMVSKVKGQFGSYTAEVEAADLTDLTTASIAFKIDVASIDTRNEDRENHLKSADFFDVENYPTIDFKSTSITRDGDDYKVTGDLTIKDVTKPVTFDVEYGGKGTNPWGVEVYGFEAEAKVNREEFGLTWNAPLETGGVLVGKDIKIKVELEVNPAA
- a CDS encoding coiled-coil domain-containing protein — its product is MNWKKDFKVSALIILLVITAIALMDNARTADSAAKLAEEKNRLEKKVTSLEKEIERRSRLTDDLKNENDTLAENLSNLEEEVAASQSSVRYEDFMEAIDVVETYKAVVDFEEVFELIGVDNFTSFGYLDQDYNCPCNINFKYSNLDWKPGVVMNLSEFSIEKGKILLTYLTVENLESNYQFVLTKGGGFYEINEKWRIEEIRLLEKEGSPL